In Archocentrus centrarchus isolate MPI-CPG fArcCen1 chromosome 22, fArcCen1, whole genome shotgun sequence, one DNA window encodes the following:
- the LOC115772584 gene encoding LOW QUALITY PROTEIN: serine dehydratase-like (The sequence of the model RefSeq protein was modified relative to this genomic sequence to represent the inferred CDS: inserted 3 bases in 2 codons), translated as MTERFHLNTPLLESVSMSKRVGTAVYLKMENAQPTGSFKIRGIGHLCQQLARQSKGVICSSGGNAGMAAAYAARKMGVPATIIVPSSTPQXVVQRLQDQGVAVKIVGKVWDDANAEALKLAGTEGLTYVPPFDHPLLWEGHASMVVEVAACLGPSVKPGAVVVSVGGGGLLCGVIQGLKDVGWMDVPIVAMETXGGRLFHAAIKAGKLVTLDDITSEAKCLGAKTACKQAFEYSQSSELTIISEVVDRPAGSARGPTFLDEERVLVEMACGAALAAVYSGVVVRLQNEGRLPALLGPLLVIVCGGSSINLEHLNNLKRKLQN; from the exons ATGACAGAGCGTTTCCACCTGAACACACCGCTGCTGGAGAGCGTCAGCATGTCCAAGCGGGTGGGGACCGCCGTCTACCTAAAAATGGAGAATGCACAGCCCACTGGTTCCTTCAAGATCCGTGGCATCGGACACCTCTGCCAGCAG CTCGCCAGACAGTCCAAAGGCGTGATCTGCTCTTCAG GTGGGAATGCTGGCATGGCTGCAGCCTATGCAGCCAGAAAAATGGGTGTGCCAGCCACCATCATAGTTCCTTCCTCCACTCCTC CTGTGGTCCAAAGGCTCCAGGATCAGGGTGTTGCTGTCAAGATTGTAGGAAAG GTTTGGGATGATGCCAACGCAGAGGCTCTCAAACTGGCAGGAACTGAAGGGCTTACCTATGTTCCTCCATTTGATCACCCATTGCTATG GGAAGGCCACGCCAGTATGGTTGTGGAGGTCGCCGCCTGTCTGGGTCCCAGCGTGAAGCCCGGAGCTGTGGTGGTGTCTGTGGGCGGAGGGGGCCTCCTGTGTGGGGTCATCCAGGGCCTGAAGGATGTGGGCTGGATGGACGTGCCCATCGTTGCCATGGAGAC GGGGGGCAGACTGTTTCATGCTGCGATTAAGGCAGGGAAGCTGGTCACTTTGGATGACATCACCAG TGAGGCTAAATGTCTCGGAGCGAAGACAGCCTGCAAGCAAGCCTTCGAGTACAGCCAGAGCAGCGAGCTGACGATCATCTCCGAGGTAGTGGACCGACCAGCAGGCTCTGCACGCGGTCCAACATTCctgg ATGAGGAGCGTGTGCTGGTGGAGATGGCGTGCGGAGCAGCGCTGGCGGCCGTTTACAGCGGGGTTGTAGTCAGATTACAGAATGAAG GTCGTCTGCCAGCTCTCTTGGGCCCCCTGCTGGTGATTGTGTGCGGTGGCTCCAGCATCAACTTGGAGCATCTGAACAACCTGAAGCGCAAACTGCAGAATTaa